The genome window CAACAATGTTGTTTGCATTACACTGCTGGATAGTTTTGATATGCCCGACAGCATTAGGTAAAAACTCAACAGAGATCATTTTGTCACCACCTTTGAGTGTAAACACTcacattattaataattaataaccaTTCAACTTTGAGTATCTGCTCCATGTTGGAATActtaatttagattttattgATCACTAATTGCAATAATGTATGAGGCTTTAATAAGAATACTACTGGTGCCTTACGGTACCTATCTAGAGAGAGTGCTACTGCTTGGactcttcattaggtacacattcTACATTTATCATACATACCATACAAGAGTTTAGGAGAGAAATTCATCGGTTGCCTggaatgtaaaacaataaaatagtcaTCAAAAATAATATTAACTTAGAAATAAGCTAACACTCACTAGCTGCAACATTATGTACACAACATACAGAATACAATTGATCGACAATAGTAAAAGagccgcgacccttgtgaggataagcggctcagaaaatggatggatggatggatggatggatagtaaaaGAGCTGAATAAAAATGTGATGTTGAGAAAGATTATCAAGCTCTGTTTTTATGAAATCAAACATGCATCACTGAAAAGACACAGTGCACTTCAAAACCAACTGCAACTGCAGCAATGACACTAATTCTATTGTTAGTACTGTATATTACTTAAACAGGCAGCACAATCAAGCGGTATTgtgttcaaatcttggctctagccctcctgtgtggagtttgcatgttatccctgtGCTTGTACGGGTATggtcccacattccaaacacgtgttaggttatttggaaaaaaagggaaagaaaaacaactctaaattgcccacaggcaAATGTTAGCGTGTACgggttgtttgtgtatgtgtctggcgattgactggtgaccagtccaggacaTATGCCACGTATTTCACCACGTcacctgggatagactccatcTCACTCCTGACCTTAATGAGGTCAAGcaccatagaaaatggacagtgtgatgtattattttgtaaaggCACAATTTCTCATACTCCTAAATTTATATATatgcagtcccctccaaaagtactggaacagctaggtcctttgtttttgttgtacaccGAGGACATTTGGGTTtaagatcaaaagatgaatatgagacaaaagtacagaattccagcttttatgtCATGGCATTAACATCTAGATgttcaggacagagcaccttttgtttgaacccacccacttttcaagtgagcaaacttATTGGAACATGACCGATGGGTGTGTCTAGTTCCTGAGGTATTACCTTTTAGATTGgttgcttaaacattagtgctttttttgggctttgaatttcacctgtgaaaactgcatttgctgttaagcaaacagtaagaccagagagctgttcATCGgacaaaagcaaaccattttgaatctgagagaagagggaaaaatcgatcagagctattgccaaaacattgggcatagccaatacaacaatttagaatgtcctgaaaaggaaagaaactactggtctACAGAgaaacagacatcgaacaggtcggccatcAGTTGATGCCAGAAacgtgaagaaacacccaaagataacagtcagtgacatcactgccaacctccacagggtaGGGATggaggtatcacaatccactgttcgaagaagacttcgagacaagGAATATACACTCATCAGCGAAAAGAATTGGAAGTCctgattggattttgcaaagaagtacagagaagagccacaaaagttttggaacaacaTTATATGGGCTGATAAGACCAAGATTAACTTCtaccaaagtatggagaaagaaaggatctgcagGAAATAAGAATGTTGCTTACACAAGCTcctctgtgaagcatggtggaggtaatgtcatagcttaggcttgcatggctgcttctggaacaggctcccGGTTTGTCTCTTTTGAAGCAGCTACTACCACAAGCTGTCTTCTCGGTACAACTACAGTATTTGAAACATCCATTCAATGGATTCTCATCACCCACAGACtccttaattaattaattacttgattatattttatgaaaggagcaaaaaaaaaaaaaaagcactaaacCTTTGGCAGTATATCTGGTGGGGttatttgtcatctttttcagTTCAGGTCTGTAGTAGCCACTGACTTTTGTGCCACCCGGACGTATCCTGGTGCCCAATGTTTGCACATATTGTGTGATAAAAAGGTCTTCTTTAGATAACCACTTTTTAGTTGGTCTACATTGTTTCAATTGATATCTTACAGCCTAATTTACAGACTATTGTTTTCATCATAGGAGCTTTATCAACACACTGTAAAGTCAGATTCATAAATCCATGATTGTGGTGCCGATGTTTAATTCAGTAGACAATGAGGGTCGGGTGGGTCCCAAAGGCTCCAAATCTGCGACTGAGTGAGCCAGGTGCTGCTTTGGTGCTGATGTGGTCAGCAGGCAGAGGCGGGTCTGGAGTGGGCGGGGCTAACAAAGAGCTCCAATCATTGCGGCCTGTGACGTCACGGCAGCGAGCAGGGAGACGGCGGCCGAGGCGTACTGATTTCTCCAAACCCTTTGGGAGAAATCTGCCTTCCGTGGCGTGGAGTTCCCCGCTATGGAGTGTTTCGGCGTGCGGCGGCCAAAGGGATCCTGAAGAAACACGGTCGGTTTATTGATAAATGTGACGTTTAGAGCTCAGCACTTCAAGTCCTTTCAAATGCAGCAGCGTGTCCCCGTCTGCGTGCTGTAACGGCGTCTTTTAGGAAGGATATgctggatggatatttattgcgATGTATTCTTTAATTTCGAGGCATccttttggagacaaagtggATTCTATCATCTGCTTGCATTGCGGACCCGGTTTGCTAGTTGCGTGCTCCATCAGAACGCAGTTGAATGTAGGTTTAGGGCGAACAAAGATTCCTCGCTTAATTGGATACAAAGGCATTTGTCTCATCGCATCCAATGTAAGCGCCTTTAAAGCTGCGTCCGCGGATTTGACTAATCAACTTAAAAGTGGCTTTTCCGCAGTTCTGTGACTGACGCGTGCACGTGCGTTTTGCGCACCTCGACTCTACGAAGCACACGCCTTTGCGCACAAATACACGACGCACGTCAAGTGTATTCATCGGGGTTTTCTCATTAACATGCGCCATTTGATTCGTCTCATTAGGAATGCTGTGCAGCATTACAGAAGAGGGAGGAAGACGGAACCAGCAGGCGGCGGCGAGACCGAATGGCTTCTCCGGTGCTGCCTTCGACAAGGGACGGTGATAAGACGCCACGTTCTCCCGCCGCCCTTGAACGCCTCGCCGCTGTGCTGCACGCCCGCAAACTGAGCGAATCAACAGGAGGGGGGTCCCTCGGGGACGGCGGCGGCTGCCACCCGGCCCGGAGCTGCCGTGACCGGTGTCATTCGGCTGCGAGGCGTGCGGAGGTCAAACTGCGTCCGTTCGGGGAGGAGAAAGTGCGCGTGTGCTGTGACGAGGAATTGGAGACATCTTTCACCTACATAGATGAGAACGTCAACCTGGCAATCGGCAGCCCAGAGACGAGCTGTAAAAGTTCCCTCAGAGCGGCGCGCAACTGCGAGCCGTGCTCAGAGACGGTACCGGATTTTTCTTTCATGTCCGAGGATGATCTGTCCTTTGGGGAGGCCTCAGGTTCATCGGTGGACTATTGGTTCATAAGCGCGGTCACATTTTTGGTGACCGGCATCTCCTTGGTGATCATCTCCTACACCGTGCCCCGGGATGTGGTCGTGGACAGGGACAGTGTCTCGGCCAGGGAGATGGAGAGACTGGAACTGGAGAGTGCTCGCGTTGGAGCTCACCTGGACCGGTGCGTCATAGCAGGATTGTGCTTGCTCACGCTGGGCGGGGTTGTGCTTTCCACTCTGCTCATGATCTCCATGTGGAAAGGAGAGATGTACAGAAGGAAAGTCATTGCCTATTCCAAACGTTCCGCCAAAATGTACGGTTCCATCAGCCTGAAAACTAAATCCAGTCCCAGTCACTCCTCTGCGCACTTGTCCCTGGAGGATATAGTGGAAAGTTTGAACTAGCAATGCACAGTATTGGGCTTCACTCAAATTGTCATTGGACGTGCAAGTCTGCAATATTTTAGTTTAGGATCTACACAAATGGCATCATGATAGCCTACTAATccttttctataccacttgtcttTATTGgggttgagctggagcctgtccccgCTGAATttggacaggaggcggggtccaccctagactggtcatcagccaatcgcagtcactGCGTCAAAGTTTGTGCTATCCCTTTACATGTAATTCCCAGATTATAATACTCAGTCCTTTCTATTTATCCTTTACTAATCGGCGACAATGTAAATGTCTCGAGAGAGGACAAGAAAACAGGTTTGCTTCACAATGATGTCTATATGGCAATTCTGCAACTCCACACcatattgtgttttgtgtgtgtgtgtgtgtgtgtgtgtaaaatgcaTTCAGAAGTATGAAAAAATGCTAATTCAATTCTGTGTGATGTATACTGTGAGGTCCAAAAGCATTTGGACAATGGCAGAGTTCAGCAACAGGAAGTACTCTACATAACACAGCGATAGTTGCTAACTGgtaaatgccatatttttgCAAAGCCTACGTACTTTAAGAACATcttgtatccatccattgtctatacAGCTTGTCCTcatagggttgcaggtgagctgagGTACACCTTGGGCatgtcgccagtcagtcgcagtgcacatatagacaaaaaaaaaaaaacattcacgctcacattctcAACTATgcacaatttcgagtcttcaattaacgaaacatgctaacatagcatgttttttggagtgtgggaggaagccagagtacccagggaaaacccatgcatgcacagggagaatatgaaaactccacacaggaaagccagaGATGAGATTCGAACTGagacctcagaactgcaagGCTGATGTCCTTACCATTAAACCTTTCATAACCTCCTAatagtttcatttcaaatgcattGTTGTGGTGTGGAAAGATAAAGTCAAAAACACTCTGCCATTGTTCACATACTTCTGAAGCTAACTGTATATCACAGCACTTTAAACACAATTTAAATATCAAATGGTATTAGTTTAACACAGGTACGGCTCTGATTGAATTAATGCCACATCCCATTTTCATTCTGGCAATTGTAGAGCATCTTTATGTTCCGTGAAAGATGTTATATAAATCTTAACTATTATTATCAAGGGGTACAAAGGACTTGATAGAAAGGTGCCGTTATACCGAACTTGACTGCTTCTTTTGACGTGACCTTTACAACTAGGAAACCACCCGAGTCCGAGGTAGCTTTATGGGTTATATTTCTGGAAATTGCACCATAAGAGATAGACATGCACTCCTAGTTTGCCCTTATAACTGACAGGGGACAGATTTTACAGTACAGCCATGCTTCAAAATAAACACTCCATAGTAGacgaatacagtggacccctgctcaCGGTTTGGCTCCCGGGGACTTAAGCCATGCAATGCAAACATGGCTTAAGTAAAGGTAATTGCAGCGTCAGTAttaccacattttttttcttcagttgaaAGAAAGGATGTGTCAATTTGGAGAGAGGCATTGATTTCTTCAAGTGGAAGACCACACGGTGCCTAATTGAGGCAAGGGGTCAATTAGAGCAGATGCTTCTCTTTGAGGATACACAGTCAATAACTTTGTAGTATTACATTGCTTATAAGTGCAAAGTCCAAAGCTTACAATATTAGTGAAGAGCATGCTAACAGCAACGTCACTGACACTGGAATGCATTTTGGTACACTGTAAATCTTGGAGCACTTCTGTTTATTATTAATGCTATTTGTTCGTAATGTGAAGGTTCTGAACCGCAAAATCATACACGGGCACATTTCAAGAAGTAGCCGGAGTCCCCGGAGTGGAGGTGAGTCGGGCTTCTAAGAGGTCCACTCTGTGGGATAGTCAGCTCAGTGGTGTGCATGGTAATATCCAGTGGCAGTTCCTCTCTGGTGCAGTGCTGAGGTAAGCCAGTAAGCCCAGCTTTGTGCATCTGAGCCAAAGCTCCAAGTCGCTTTGACTGAACTAAACAATCTGACTGCATTGGACAGCCCCGCCATGCACGGCGCACGCTCCTCTGTTGTGTCTTAATCAGCTCTTTTCCTTATCTTTTCTTTCTGGAGAATGCATCATTGCCTTCAGCCTTTTATCACTGCAAAGCTGCAGCACAGTGTTTACACGGTCTAATGTGTTGGAATTGGGTCCTGGATGATGACAGCCAAAGCATCATTTGATAGGTGATTACCACTTTTCTCAGTGGAATCTCTCTTTGTCTTCTCACTTGGACACACTAGAATGGCAATATAAATTGAACCAAATTAAGGAAATGCAGAGGATAAGACTTTGCCTTGAAAGGTTCACCGAAATTGTTTCTTAAAGAACACAatcaggtaaaaaaacaaaaaaaaaaaactgacagaaTGCATTTTCTGTGTGAAAACATACAATTATCTGATAACAAcacaaatacccccccccccctccccccacatcACAAACATGGCATTCTCTCACGCACCCTCTCATGTTTAGATTCATATTTCATGAGaatattttccagaattttcaGATGCAGGAGAAGAATGGAGTTAAATGGTCCCCATATTTTCTCTGTTTTACCTATTGATGCTGCTGCAAATGGTGGCATTCATGCGTGCCAGCAGAAAATAAagaatgccacaagatgcctctgtttgtgcgcgcgtgtgtgtgtgtatgccgtTTGGCTCATAAATCATGCATCAACACTGAAATTCATTCTCCTTTGCATTAATTCATACACAAAGATCAATCTTGAATCGTGTCGTGTGTGCTTCTGTCATTCTATTACATGCTTGCTATACTTTAATCTTCCAGATTGTGTGTGGATTTTTTGCATGCCATTCATTCTAAATGACATGGGTCAGCCTCTATTAACGAGGTGCAGCCTGTTAACTGTATGTAAACAACTGTAGGCCATTTACTCCATATCTTCTCAATACTGTCACAGCAGACAGTCACAGTACACGATATTATGTCTGTATATGATATATGATGAAATTCCGTCTAAGAGCTGTATAAGAATATGAATACACAGGGTGTATTCATTATTTATGCTGCCTCATACGCTACAAACAATAatctataaaaagaaaaaaaaacatgagtatgatgcagtacagtttcATACCAATGCAtgttacaacaacaataataaatatattgtccaatttcactttcacattttatgttcCAGCATTATtccaaaatagattttaaaaaaaaattcccctcaaaattctacatcTAGTGCTCTATAATGATAATATAGAATGTTATTTTCTTGGagatttttgtaaatgtgttaaaaaataaaaaagacaaaaataaaaaacaaactaagaCATCACACGTACATTAGTATTCGCAGCCTTTGCAATGAAGCTCAGAAATGAGCTCAGGTGCATGCTGTTTCCCCTGATAGTCCCTGAGATGTTTCGTCATCTTAACATCGCACTCCAACTGTGGTAAATTTAGTTGAttggaaaggcacacacctgtcgaAAAGGTCAAGTGAAAGAAATTGTCTCAAGACCTCTAAGACACGATTTTCTCAGATCACTGAGCGTCACCAGCGTCCCTCTGTGGAAAGAAAACAACCTTCAGACGATCTCTGCAGCAATCCACTAATCAGGCCTGTATTGACGAGTGGCCAGACGCAAGCTATTGGAAgctatccatccacccattatccgaactgcttatcctctatcgggtcgcgggcatactgggacccatcccagctatctttgggcgagaggcgggtcacactccaaactggtcggcagccaatcacagggcacaaataaacaaacacccattcgcactcacattcacacctacgggcaattcaggtCCTCCAAACTGtcaggcagatgcgctaaccagtcgtccaccgtgccgctattgGAAGCTATCCTTAGTAAAAAGCACTTGAAGGACTCTCATACTATGAAcgacaaaattctctggtctgatgagacaaagactGAAATCCAAGGTGTGAATGCCCGACATGTTTGGAGGTAACCAGGCACCTCACATCACCTGGGCAATAacatcccaacagtgaagcatggtggtggcagcatcatgctgtggggatgtttttcagtgGCAGATAGTGCGAGACTAGTCAGGAGTGACAGAGAGATGAATGCAGCAAAGTGCAGCgacatcctggatgaaaactgGATGCTGCCGAGCACTCTGGACCTCCGACTAGGGCGATGGGTAGTCTTTCAGTAGGTCAATAATTGCTGCCAAATGTCCATCAACAAAGTGTTGAGCAAAGGCTGGGAATTTTTggttcaattattatttatttttaatacatttgaaaaaacatcgtgtttatttatttgacaattcCATTTAGGAGGAAGGctgcaacataacaaaatgtggaaaaaatgaactgataTGAATACTTTCAGGATGTGCAGTAAATCAATGTGCATTCACTAAAGTGAAAAGCAACCATTTCACCTGAAGTAGGAATtccaatagaaaatggattggtgTAAGGTGATGGAAGTCAAAGATCCTTATGCAATGCATGTCCTTTTATTCTTCTGTGTAGTTGGAAATCCGCAACCATTTTTGCAGAATGTAGTGGTGCACACACATTTCTGCCAGTATCTTGAGAAATAAGATGTTCTGAATAGCCATTTCTTGTTCTGTCTTTTTCTGCCAAattttcactgaaaaaaaaatagtcaaactCCACAAGGGCACCTATCAACAATGCCACTTAGAATGTATGAAATAACTGacagaaataaatataatatatatagtatCATAATATATTGAAATACCTGCACTGTTTCAGGCAATGTTCCATAGATGCATACTAAAATCTCTCATATTTGGCGCCTAggttttgagctaatacaagCAGCCTTCCACATACAACCTACTAAATATGTTTAGGGGATTTAAGCAGGGATTTGCTCGAACCGCAGACATTTAGATGCCAAACTCAATCGTATTTCCAGTGGTTTCATGTATAATCTCGTTATACTTGAGTAGTGCACAACCAAAGTTGCCCTATTGATATTTGCTTGGTTCCTCTGTAAGCTGATCCGTACAGGTAAGCAGAACCTTCACCCAGCAGCTGCCATCAGCAAATTTCCCAAAGGTGAAATTATACACCTTGACAATGCTAATACTGTACTTCGTGTGTGTATACGTGCAAGAGTGCGTGTTTGTTATATATTTAGTGTAGGTCTGCATAAGTTTTAGGTTTCACCTTTAAGAGCTGCTGACTCAGGGAAAAGGCTTTGTGTTCTAAATTTAGTCTGCCCTAGGACTGAAAATAGGCTTTTACCCTTATTGTGATAAGACGCAATTGAAGAAAGAGGGTAAACACAGTATAATGCACATCTAAACAGTTAACTGAGAGTCAGTAGACAAGCAGGATGGAGGGTTTGGACCCTCCATCCTGCCAAAAAGACAATCATTTTCAATTTGGATTGATACTGTGATACTTGGAAAACGtgtttattactgtggttgCAATTTTCAGTTGCGGACAACGTCGCTACATCAAACTGAGAGGGGCTCCTTAtgttttggttaccttattcgGCTGCATGAGCAAAATATTAGCTCTTGTGCTGAAATATGTTTTCAGTGGAGCTCATGTTGAAAGGAACCAAGCTCCCTTGACAGTGCCTGTGGTTCACACGCTACATCTAAGTAACATAATATAACTTCAGCAGACCTAAACCTAAATAAGAAAGTATATTGATACTGCATTTATTGGCTGAATACAAAGACCTTTTGTCCTCTGACAACTGGCGACAAAACTCCAGGAGGCCACTGCATCCCGCCAAGAAACAGTTAACTAATTTGACCACTTAACCACAACCTGCACGATTCGTTAATTcatctcaaatgtatttttatgggaCCGAAACATAATACATTTGAAGCAACTATCATGTGAAGAACCACACTCAGAAAGAGTTAAGACAAATTTCAGAAAAGGGCAAGGTTATGTGAAGAACCAGACTTGTAGTGTTGCGTATAATCTCCCTTGACCGATTAAATGTAAAGGCAGGGGGACGGTTTAGCAATAATTCATTAATCTTTTCCCTTTTCAATTCAAATAACGTTTGGTTTACATGAGTGTTTGCGTTGATGAAACATGAGACAATGAAGGAAATCAGGAATGACTTACAAGTCCGAAGGGTCCAACCTTTGAAGACAACTTACCGAACATGCATTTGTGATGAACTACAGCTCCATTTATCAGCGGATGgcacagccaaaaaaaaaagtttccactTCAATTGATTACTTTGAAGGCCAAACTCATCTGAAACATGACTTCATTTTTCGGTTGCTCCCTCCATTGCCTTATCCAAACAGGATATTTTTAGTCAGAGTGCTCCCTGGATTGTTGGAAAGCTCGTTGTATTGCAAATCTCATTGGGCAAGATGTATTTAGTTAAGTTGTTTGTCATTTCGCCTATGAGTAAATCTTTGGTTTGTCATGTCGTGGCTGGTGCtcaaacatttcctttttttttgcatcatattAAACCTCATAAAAATATTGTACGCTGCCTGTTTGATCAGGTAATTCAggcaattcttcttcttcttcttattattattattattattattactcaaaGTGAAACAAAACCATATTTCAAGAATTCAAACTGACATCCATGATCAGTCGGTCACTTCTCCACCTGTCAAACTGTAGTAGAACCTCTCATTTTGGACTCATGAATGTAATTGGTAAGGTTTTAAAAACGATTGCAACACTCCTAGTGGTCATAAAAGTCTAAAAACAAGatcaatgtacagtaaaaacaataaaaccgtTTTGACTTTAGTGACATATGACAAAGGCGTTGGGCCTGTTTTTGGAATCAGCGccgtaaatcagaatcagaatcagaatcatctataTTTGCCAAGTATCTTGACGCCTCATGTGACATCATCCACAACAGTGGTCCAAACTCTGAAGTTTTGTGCAACTTGAGAGTCATACTTTTCTGCATTGTACTGTTCTGCCGTTATGTCTTTTCGCCGCACCTTCTCAGAGCAGGCAAAGACGGCTTGTCAtaaccagacaaaaaaaatgtctgcacaTCTATTCCCTGTGTTGCACTTGGCATCTTTACATTGCTTTCTCAGACAGACTCAATGTTTTGGCAGCAATGGTAGATGAGAAAGGAAATGAGGTGATCGGTTAGATCAATCTTACAGTAAAACCACTCAACCATTGCAGGGAAGCCATGTAGATTACATCTCCCACAGCCTCTCTGATCCTCCACACAGAGGATGTTTAATGGGCTGTTTGTCTTAGCTGGGGCTGTGGTCTCGCCCAAGCCGAGGTTACACTGAGGAGTATCATTAGCATCATATTTTCAATCAGGTGAACATCTTACGGAATCGAGATAGAGAAACAATTGACAAGCTCGCCTTCCCTTTTGATCACCTAACTGCTTAGTCGTTGCAGGGCTCGTTTGATTTAATTTGTATCAAACTGCAAATGCAGTTATTCATCAAACGTGAACTCCCCTGCATGCTTGTTTCCCCCCATTATGCCTATG of Phycodurus eques isolate BA_2022a chromosome 4, UOR_Pequ_1.1, whole genome shotgun sequence contains these proteins:
- the LOC133401993 gene encoding transmembrane protein 74-like, with translation MASPVLPSTRDGDKTPRSPAALERLAAVLHARKLSESTGGGSLGDGGGCHPARSCRDRCHSAARRAEVKLRPFGEEKVRVCCDEELETSFTYIDENVNLAIGSPETSCKSSLRAARNCEPCSETVPDFSFMSEDDLSFGEASGSSVDYWFISAVTFLVTGISLVIISYTVPRDVVVDRDSVSAREMERLELESARVGAHLDRCVIAGLCLLTLGGVVLSTLLMISMWKGEMYRRKVIAYSKRSAKMYGSISLKTKSSPSHSSAHLSLEDIVESLN